CCATGGGCACCTCTTCCAGGGGCATCTCCACTCCCAGGTCCCCGCGCGCCACCATGATGCCGTCGGCCTCACCGAGGATGGCGTCGATATCGCCTATGGCCTCTTCCTTTTCTATTTTGGCGATGAGGGGAATCGAAACGCCCCGCGCTTTCAGCCATGTCTTCACCTCCCTGACGTCACCGGCACTCCTGACGAAGGAAAGGGCAACGTAGTCCACGCCCATCGTGATGCCGAAATCGATATCCGCCCTGTCCTTTTCAGTGAAGAAAGGCGCGCTCACCTTCATCCCGGGCAGATTCACACCCTTATGTTCCTTGAGAATGCCCCCTTCAACCACAACAGTGTCGAGCCCTTCCCCCGAGGTTTTTTGGACCTCGAGCTGGATGAGCCCGTCATCGAGAAGAATCCTGTCTCCGGGACGGGCATCCTCTACAAGCCAGGGGTAATCGATAAAGACACACCGGCTGTCGCCCTTCTCATTGCCTGTGCGTATCTCGAGGGGCCGGCCTTTTTCCAGGTTCACTTTGCCTCCGGAGAGAGAGCCCACCCTGATCTTGATCCCCTGCAGGTCCTGGAGGATCGCCACGCGTCTGTGAAGCTTCTTTTCGACCATCCTGATCTTCCTGATCAGGGACCCGTGGGATTCGTGGTCGCCATGGGAAAAGTTGAGGCGGGCGACATCCATTCCTTTCGCCACCAGCATTTCCAGAGCCTTCCTGCTGTGGGTCGGCGGACCAAGCGTGCAGACTATTCTGGCCTTTCTCATGCGCTTTCCTCCTGTCCTTCAATATGTTTTCAGGCGATGCCTGAAAGGTCCCTCGTATCCTCGAATCTGTCTCCGATGTGTTCCAGCAGTTTTTTCATCTCCCGCTCCCGCAGGCCCGCCGTGAAGTCCTCGGCAACTTTCCGGGCCTCGATCATAATGTCGATGTCACGGACGACATCCCCGATACGGAAGGCAGGCATACCGGACTGCCTCACGCCAAGCATGTCCCCGACACCCCGTATCCTCAAGTCCTCCTCGGCGATGGCGAAACCGTCGTTGGTCTTCTCCATGATCCTGAGTCTCTTCGTGGCGAGATTCGTCCTTTGCGTCGATGCCAGAAGCAGGCACCGGGACCTGAGCGTGCCCCTGCCCACCCTGCCCCTGAGTTGATGCAGCTGCGACAGCCCGAACCGTTCGGCGTTCTCCACGACTATCATGGTCGCCCGGGGCACGTCAATACCCACCTCTATGACGGTCGTGCAGACAAGCACATCGATCTCGCCATGTCGGAACCCATCCATCACATCTTCCTTGTCCCTGGCGCTCATCCTTCCATGAAGAAGCCCTACTCTGTACTCAGGAAATACCGAATCCTGAAAATGAGAGGACATACCTGTTGCATCGCGGATCCCCATCTGCTCCGATTCCTCGACAAGGGGACAAACGATGAACACCCCGTGACCGTCCCCAAGTTCTTCTCTTATCATGGCGTGGGCCTTCTCCCTTTGATCGTCGGAAAGCACCTTCGTCACCACCTTCTGTCTCCCGCCGGGCATTGCATCGATAACGGAAACGTCGAGGTCTCCATAGACAACCATGGAAAGGGTCCGGGGGATGGGGGTCGCGGTCATGCTCAGGACATCGGGGCGGCGCGACTTGTCCTTGAGCCTTTTGCGCTGTTCAACGCCGAAGCGATGCTGCTCGTCAATGATCACCAGGCCCAGCTTGTTGAACTCCACGTCGGCCTGGATCATCGCATGGGTGCCGATCACGATGGGCGTGGCGCCCGTTCGTATCGCGTCCAGGACGCCCCGCCGCTCGCGCCCCATGCCGCCCTTGAGCAGGGTCACGGGAACGCCGAGTTCTGCGAACCACCGGTGGACATTGAGATAATGCTGCTCGGCAAGGATCTCGGTGGGCGCCATGAAGGCAGCCTGGAACCCGTTATCGATGGCCACACAGGCGCAGGCAACAGCACACACGGTCTTTCCCGATCCCACATCACCCTGAAGGAGCCTGTTCATGGGGATGTCCCGAACCATATCGGATATGATCTCCGTCATGACACGCGATTGCGCCCCGGTAAGCTGAAATCCCAGGTTCTCAAGGAACCTGCGGTAGAGAGGGCCGTTGGCCGCAAAGGATATCCCCCGTTCCCTATGAACCTTTCTTTTCCTCGACATGAGGGTTATCTGAAAATGGAGATACTCTTCGAGGATAAGCCTGTTGACGCCCCTGTTCCCCTTCTCTTCGGTGAAATCCTCTCCATCGGCCCGATGGACGCACCTGACCGCGTCGGCAAAGTTCATCAGGTCAAAACGCTCCTCCATCTCCCGCGGCAGAATACCTTCAGGTGAGGAATTAAGGACGTTCACGGCCTCGGAGACGATGTTGCGCAGGAATCCCTGCTTTACCCCGTCGATCTGCGAATAGATGGGAAGGACCCCCGGCGCCCTCCCCGGGGCTTCGTCCTCGCCGAGGACCGTCACCTCGGGATGGACGATCTGCAACGCCTCTCCGAACTTCCCTACCTTTCCCGAAAGAAAGAGCAAGGCCCCTTTCTGGCAGATCCTCTGAAGATAGCCCTTTGACCACTGGAACCATTTCAGGGAAAGGGAGCCCGTATCATCGGTGACGATCACCTCGAAGCCCTTTTTGCGGGCATGCCTGAAGAACATGGACCGGTAGGAATCGACGGAGGCCAGGACACAGGCACCCTCACCGGCCCTGAGTTCCCCGATCTTTTTCACCGTCCCCCTGTCAAGCCAGCGTATGGGGACAAAGTAAAAGAGGTCATCGACACACTGTATCCCCTTCTTCACCATTCCCTTCCCGATCACCGGCCCCACCCCCTTCAGGGACATGACAGGCAAACGGCGCGGGTTTTCATTTTCCAGCATAACGTTTATAATACAACAACGGCACAGGGAATGGGAAGGGCAACGGGCTGTCTTTACCATTCATCGCCCAATTCGGTTTGTATAGGGGGAATCGCCATGGAGATATTGAAAGAGGTCACTTTGCACACGGTCACGTTGAGTGTTGTCAGGGGGGACCTCACCGAGAGCGACGTGGACGCCGTAGTCAATGCCGCCAATTCATACCTGCAGCATGGAGGAGGGGTGGCCGGCGCGATCGTCCGTAAGGGGGGATCCATTATCCAGGAAGAGAGCAACAGGATCGGCTTCGTCCCCGTCGGCGGCGCTGTATTGACAACGGCGGGCAGCCTCAGGGCGCGCCACGTGATCCATGCCGTCGGCCCTATGTGGGGCGAGGGAGACGAAGAGAACAAGCTAAAGAAGGCCGTGCGCAGCGTCCTTGGCCTCGCACGTGAAAAAGGGTTCTCGTCCATTGCCCTGCCAGCCATCAGCGCTGGTATATTCGGCTTCCCCAAAAAGCGCTGCGCCGAGATCATCGTCGGTGAAACCGCCGATTTTCTTTCCGACAATTCGATGCCCCTCCCCCTCAAGAGCATATCTTTCTGCCTTATGGATCCCGGTATCATCGATTTCTTTATCGGAGAGCTTGCCGGTCTGGAAGGGAGATAGATACCATGTGCGGGATATTTGGCGTATTCAACCAGCGGGACGCTGCCAATCTTACCTATCTCGGTCTTCATGCCCTTCAGCACAGGGGACAGGAGAGCGCGGGCATATCCTGCACCGACGGAGAGATCATGAGGACCCATCGCGAGATGGGGCTCGTTTCGGACATATTTAATGCCCCCGTGCTGTCGCAGCTCCCCGGCAGGTCCGCCATCGGTCACGTCAGGTATTCCACCATGGGTTCGAGCACCATCGCCAACGCCCAGCCCCTCATGGTCGAATATTCGCAAGGTTTCCTGGCCATGGCCCACAACGGAAACCTGACCAACGCGAAGATCGTGAAGGATGAGCTTCAAAACTACGGCTCCATCTTCCAGTCCTCTTCCGATACGGAGGTGGTCATCCACCTCATGGCCCTCGCTCATGAGGATTCCACCGTGGAGCGTCTCATCAGCACATTGAAACGGATGGAGGGTTCCTATTCCATCGTTGCTCTCACCAATAAGGAGCTCATCGCCGTGCGGGACCCCTACGGCTTCAGGCCGCTGTGCCTCGGCAGGCTGAGGGGCGGCTATGCCGTGTCGAGCGAGACCTGCGGGTTCGACCTCATAGGCGCCAAATTTATCAGGGAGATCGAACCAGGAGAACTGCTTCTCATCAACAGCGACGGCCTCACGTCATTCAAGCCCTTTAAGGATACGGACCACAGGCATTGCATCTTCGAATTTATCTATTTCGCCCGGCCCGACAGCTACATGTTCGGCAAGACCGTCTACAGCGTGAGAAAGGCCCTCGGAAGACAATTGGCCCGGGAGAGCGCCGTCGACGCGGACATGGTCATCCCCATACCCGATTCCGGGATAAGCGCCGCCATCGGCTATTCCCAGCAGACCGGCGTCCCTTTCGAGATGGGACTCATCAGGAACCACTATGTGGGCCGCACATTTATAGAGCCGAAGGATTCTATACGCCATTTCGGAGTAAGGTTGAAATTGAACGCACTGCGTGATATCGTAAAAGGCAAACGAATCGTCGTTATCGACGACTCCATCGTCAGGGCGACCACAGGCAGGAAGATCATCAAGATGCTCAGACAATACGGCGCGAAGGAGATACATTTCAGGGTGAGTTCGCCTGCTACGACCCACCCCTGTTTTTACGGGATCGACACCCCTTCGCGGTCCCAGCTCATAGCCGCGTCGCATACACCCGCCGAGATCAACGAATACATGGGTTCGGACTCCCTCCATTACCTGACGATAGAGAGTATGCGCAAGGCCCTCGGAAAGGGCGATTATTCTTATTGCGACGCCTGTTTTTCCGGCATGTACCCATCCAGGTTCCCCTGGGGCATGGAACTCGAACAGATGGAACTGTTCGCCAAAGGAGAAAAATGATGACAGATGACCGCAGCGCACTCCTCAAGATCCTCAAGACCTTATCCTACGAGGAAGGGGAATTTACCCTTGTCAGCGGGAAAAAGAGCAGTTTTTACATAGATGCCAAGGAGACGACACTTAATCCGGAAGGCATGTACCTGGTGGGCAAGATGATGTACGGTATGACCCGGCAGATCCCCGATGTTCACGCGGTCGGCGGCGTCAGCATCGGCGGCGACCCTCTCGTGTCTTCCGTGGTGCTCGCAGCTTACCTGGAAAAGGACGATCTGAGGGGTTTCCTGATTCGGAAGGAACCCAAAGGCCATGGGACTAACCAGTGGATCGAAGGCGGGAAGAACCTGAAGAAGGGAATGAACGTGGTGATCCTCGAAGACGTGGTCACCACCGGCGGGTCCTCATTGAAAGGTATTGAGGCTGTTGAAAAGGGAGGGTATACAGTGAAAGGCGTCGTCGCGTTGCTCGATCGCCTTGATGGTGGCAAAGAGGCTATAGAATCCAAGGGTTACATATTTAAATCTATATTCAACCTTAAGGATGTCAGAAGTTAACAGTAATATCCTTATAAAATAGCATCATACTGACTCCAAATCACCCTGCAATACCTGATCGATATGGGAGAGAAGCTCCTTCTTTCCGTAGCCCGTGCGGGCTGAAAAAAGGTGGGCTTTGGAACCGTTGACGAAGGCTTCGAAAGAACGTCTTTTCTTCGCAATATTGCTCTGGGTCTCCTTGTCGACCTTCGTCAGCACGGGCGTGAAGGGAAGGCTGTTGGAAAGGAACCACTCCACGAGCATCCTGTCGAGGTCGTCAGGATCCCTCCTCACATCAAATAGCCAGATTATGCGCCTGATGCGGTCATTCCCCAGCAAATAACCCTCGACCATTTTCTGCCAGTCCCGTGCCATTTCCCGGGAGATCCTCGCATAGCCGAACCCGGGAAAATCGGAAAAAACCACCCAATCCCGCCTTCCTCCCGATTCATAGAGGACCTTATAGATGTTGATCATCTTCGTGGCGCCGGGCCGGGAACTTGTCCTTGCCACGCGCTGGGTAACGGTCGCGTTGATGAGCGACGATTTGCCCACGTTCGACCTGCCGACAAAGCAGATCTCGGGGATATCCCCCATCTCCGTGTCCTCAGGCGCAGATACGCTTTTTACATACTTGGCGTCGATTATCCTCATGCCCTTCCTAACCCCTCTTCCCGGACAGGCTCCACCGTGTGTGCCTTGATCAAGGCGTTCAGGATGTGGAGGATGGCAGCCGGGTCGTCACTCTGGATGTTGAGGACGTTGTCTTCTATCTCTTCCTTGAGGTGAAGCCAGTCCACGGGAGGGGACTTGACCATGGTGATCTTGCCGTGCATCGTCCGGATGGATTCCTCTTCCTGGGAGACAAGTTCCTCGTGGAGCTTTTCTCCCGGCCTGAGGCCCGTGTAGACTATGTCCACATCGTCTCCCGCCTTGAGCCCCATGAGGCGGATCATGTCATGCGCGAGGTCGACTATCTTCACCGGCTCGCCCATGTCGAGGACGAATATCTCTCCACCCTTTCCCATGGCCCCTGCCTGCATGACAAGCTGTGCCGCCTCGGGTATGCTCATGAAATAACGGGTCATTTCCGCATGGGTCACGGTAACGGGACCCCCCTGCATGATCTGCTGCTGAAACAAGGGAATGACGCTGCCCGCGCTGCCCAGAACGTTGCCGAACCTGACGGCGATCAATTTCGTCATGCCCTGGCCGTTCATGCCCTGGCAGATGAGTTCGGCCACGCGCTTTGTGGCCCCCATCACATTGGCCGGACGTACCGCCTTGTCCGTGGAGATGAGCACGAACTTCTCCACCCCCGAGCGCAGGGAGGCCTTGACCACATTGTACGTCCCCTGGATATTGTTCTTGAGGGCCTCGAGGGGGTGGGATTCCATGATGGGTACATGCTTGTAAGCCGCCGCATGGAACACGACCTGGGGCTTGAAACTGTCCATGACGCCCTCAAGCCTCGCCGTATCAAGTATATCGCCGAGCATCATGGCATAGGGCTTGTCCTTGAACGCCTGAGAGAACTCCATATTTATCCTGTAAAGCTCATTCTCCACCCTCTCGTAGAGAATAAGCTGTTCCGGCTCCATCTTCATGATCTGCCGGCAAAGCTCGGAACCGATTGAACCGGCGGCCCCGGTGACAAGCACCCTCTTTCCCGTCAGGTACTCCCTGATCTGGTCCCTGTTGAGTTCGACGCGTTCCCTTCCAAGGACATCCTCTATCCTGATCTTGCGTATCTGGTTGACATGAACGCTCCCATTCAGGATATCGCTCATGGCCGGGACGGTCTTACAGGTTATCCCCGCCTCGTCGCAGAGCCTGACAATGTGCCTCATCTCCTTCCCCGTGAGAGAGGGTATGGCGATCACGGCCTCCTGTACGTCTTTCTTGTCGACGACCTTCACCAGGTCATCAACCTTCCCGAGAACGGAGACACCATGAATTCTCAGGCCCTTCTTCGCACCGTCATCATCGAGGAACCCCACAGGTTCATAACCGATCCGCGGGTTCTGGTTCATCTCCCGAAGGAGCATCTCCCCCGCCCTTCCCGCACCGATGATGAGCACCTTCGTCGTAGATTGCACAGAACGCAGGGGATAAAACTCCCTGAATAACCTGTAAAGGAAACGGGACCCCCCGACGAGGGCGACAATGATGAACCAGTCCATGACAAAGACGGACCGGGGAAAGTCGACGAGGCGGTAGACTAATCCGACATATACGAAG
The sequence above is a segment of the Syntrophorhabdaceae bacterium genome. Coding sequences within it:
- the pyk gene encoding pyruvate kinase, which produces MRKARIVCTLGPPTHSRKALEMLVAKGMDVARLNFSHGDHESHGSLIRKIRMVEKKLHRRVAILQDLQGIKIRVGSLSGGKVNLEKGRPLEIRTGNEKGDSRCVFIDYPWLVEDARPGDRILLDDGLIQLEVQKTSGEGLDTVVVEGGILKEHKGVNLPGMKVSAPFFTEKDRADIDFGITMGVDYVALSFVRSAGDVREVKTWLKARGVSIPLIAKIEKEEAIGDIDAILGEADGIMVARGDLGVEMPLEEVPMVQKLLIRSANEARKIVITATQMLESMTGHSRPTRAETTDVANAVLDGTDALMLSAETSAGKYPFDAVEVMDRIISFTEGRLTKAPKMPYVPPREDSSFEFAEAVAEAASRAAEEMGARCIVAFTMTGFTARLISKFRPTMPIIALSPDESVVRRMSLYRGVIPYEVRKLTNTDRMIETTDRFLVEKELAREGDVIVLVAGHPIATRSKTNFMKMHRVGKGE
- the yihA gene encoding ribosome biogenesis GTP-binding protein YihA/YsxC, which produces MRIIDAKYVKSVSAPEDTEMGDIPEICFVGRSNVGKSSLINATVTQRVARTSSRPGATKMINIYKVLYESGGRRDWVVFSDFPGFGYARISREMARDWQKMVEGYLLGNDRIRRIIWLFDVRRDPDDLDRMLVEWFLSNSLPFTPVLTKVDKETQSNIAKKRRSFEAFVNGSKAHLFSARTGYGKKELLSHIDQVLQGDLESV
- a CDS encoding macro domain-containing protein; this translates as MEILKEVTLHTVTLSVVRGDLTESDVDAVVNAANSYLQHGGGVAGAIVRKGGSIIQEESNRIGFVPVGGAVLTTAGSLRARHVIHAVGPMWGEGDEENKLKKAVRSVLGLAREKGFSSIALPAISAGIFGFPKKRCAEIIVGETADFLSDNSMPLPLKSISFCLMDPGIIDFFIGELAGLEGR
- the purF gene encoding amidophosphoribosyltransferase, translating into MCGIFGVFNQRDAANLTYLGLHALQHRGQESAGISCTDGEIMRTHREMGLVSDIFNAPVLSQLPGRSAIGHVRYSTMGSSTIANAQPLMVEYSQGFLAMAHNGNLTNAKIVKDELQNYGSIFQSSSDTEVVIHLMALAHEDSTVERLISTLKRMEGSYSIVALTNKELIAVRDPYGFRPLCLGRLRGGYAVSSETCGFDLIGAKFIREIEPGELLLINSDGLTSFKPFKDTDHRHCIFEFIYFARPDSYMFGKTVYSVRKALGRQLARESAVDADMVIPIPDSGISAAIGYSQQTGVPFEMGLIRNHYVGRTFIEPKDSIRHFGVRLKLNALRDIVKGKRIVVIDDSIVRATTGRKIIKMLRQYGAKEIHFRVSSPATTHPCFYGIDTPSRSQLIAASHTPAEINEYMGSDSLHYLTIESMRKALGKGDYSYCDACFSGMYPSRFPWGMELEQMELFAKGEK
- the pyrE gene encoding orotate phosphoribosyltransferase, which encodes MMTDDRSALLKILKTLSYEEGEFTLVSGKKSSFYIDAKETTLNPEGMYLVGKMMYGMTRQIPDVHAVGGVSIGGDPLVSSVVLAAYLEKDDLRGFLIRKEPKGHGTNQWIEGGKNLKKGMNVVILEDVVTTGGSSLKGIEAVEKGGYTVKGVVALLDRLDGGKEAIESKGYIFKSIFNLKDVRS
- a CDS encoding nucleoside-diphosphate sugar epimerase/dehydratase — encoded protein: MRTRLIGNAKRLIVLISDMAVTALSYWSAYFLRFNFTIPDHYFAVFLNTLPVLVVMRVVCFSVFGLYSGVWRYASMNDLIRILKATVLSSFLFFVYVGLVYRLVDFPRSVFVMDWFIIVALVGGSRFLYRLFREFYPLRSVQSTTKVLIIGAGRAGEMLLREMNQNPRIGYEPVGFLDDDGAKKGLRIHGVSVLGKVDDLVKVVDKKDVQEAVIAIPSLTGKEMRHIVRLCDEAGITCKTVPAMSDILNGSVHVNQIRKIRIEDVLGRERVELNRDQIREYLTGKRVLVTGAAGSIGSELCRQIMKMEPEQLILYERVENELYRINMEFSQAFKDKPYAMMLGDILDTARLEGVMDSFKPQVVFHAAAYKHVPIMESHPLEALKNNIQGTYNVVKASLRSGVEKFVLISTDKAVRPANVMGATKRVAELICQGMNGQGMTKLIAVRFGNVLGSAGSVIPLFQQQIMQGGPVTVTHAEMTRYFMSIPEAAQLVMQAGAMGKGGEIFVLDMGEPVKIVDLAHDMIRLMGLKAGDDVDIVYTGLRPGEKLHEELVSQEEESIRTMHGKITMVKSPPVDWLHLKEEIEDNVLNIQSDDPAAILHILNALIKAHTVEPVREEGLGRA
- the recG gene encoding ATP-dependent DNA helicase RecG — its product is MLENENPRRLPVMSLKGVGPVIGKGMVKKGIQCVDDLFYFVPIRWLDRGTVKKIGELRAGEGACVLASVDSYRSMFFRHARKKGFEVIVTDDTGSLSLKWFQWSKGYLQRICQKGALLFLSGKVGKFGEALQIVHPEVTVLGEDEAPGRAPGVLPIYSQIDGVKQGFLRNIVSEAVNVLNSSPEGILPREMEERFDLMNFADAVRCVHRADGEDFTEEKGNRGVNRLILEEYLHFQITLMSRKRKVHRERGISFAANGPLYRRFLENLGFQLTGAQSRVMTEIISDMVRDIPMNRLLQGDVGSGKTVCAVACACVAIDNGFQAAFMAPTEILAEQHYLNVHRWFAELGVPVTLLKGGMGRERRGVLDAIRTGATPIVIGTHAMIQADVEFNKLGLVIIDEQHRFGVEQRKRLKDKSRRPDVLSMTATPIPRTLSMVVYGDLDVSVIDAMPGGRQKVVTKVLSDDQREKAHAMIREELGDGHGVFIVCPLVEESEQMGIRDATGMSSHFQDSVFPEYRVGLLHGRMSARDKEDVMDGFRHGEIDVLVCTTVIEVGIDVPRATMIVVENAERFGLSQLHQLRGRVGRGTLRSRCLLLASTQRTNLATKRLRIMEKTNDGFAIAEEDLRIRGVGDMLGVRQSGMPAFRIGDVVRDIDIMIEARKVAEDFTAGLREREMKKLLEHIGDRFEDTRDLSGIA